In the Gorilla gorilla gorilla isolate KB3781 chromosome 10, NHGRI_mGorGor1-v2.1_pri, whole genome shotgun sequence genome, one interval contains:
- the CABP1 gene encoding calcium-binding protein 1 isoform X4, with product MLEDRSLRPEEIEELREAFREFDKDKDGYINCRDLGNCMRTMGYMPTEMELIELSQQINMNLGGHVDFDDFVELMGPKLLAETADMIGVKELRDAFREFDTNGDGEISTSELREAMRKLLGHQVGHRDIEEIIRDVDLNGDGRVDFEEFVRMMSR from the exons GATAGATCACTGCGACCAGAGGAAATTGAAG AGCTTCGAGAGGCCTTCAGAGAATTCGACAAGGACAAGGATGGCTACATCAACTGCCGGGACCTGGGCAACTGCATGCGCACCATGGGCTACATGCCCACCGAGATGGAGCTCATCGAACTGTCCCAGCAGATCAACATGAACC TGGGTGGCCATGTAGATTTTGATGACTTCGTGGAGCTAATGGGGCCTAAACTCCTGGCAGAGACAGCAGATATGATTGGTGTAAAGGAACTGCGAGATGCTTTCCGAGAG TTTGACACCAATGGTGATGGGGAAATAAGCACCAGTGAGCTGCGAGAGGCTATGAGGAAGCTCCTGGGTCATCAGGTGGGACACCGAGACATAGAGGAAATTATCCGAGATGTGGACCTCAATGGGGATGGACGAGTGGACTTTGAAG